In Deltaproteobacteria bacterium, the sequence CGATGCTGACCCCCGTCCCTGCCCTGCGCGCGCTGCGAGCCTACGAGGCCCCCCGCAGCGAGTACCCCATCGACCTGAAGCTCGACGGCAACGAGGGGCCGCCGCCCCCGGCGGCGATGCTGCGGCTGCTCTCCGAGGCCCCGCCCGAGATCCTGCGGGGCTACCCCCGGGCCGCCGCCCTCGAGGCCGCCCTGGCCGAGGCCTGGGGGCTGCCGGCCGGCGGCGCCCTGATCACCGCCGGGGGTGACGAGGCCCTCGACCGCCTCTGCCGCGCCTACCTCGCCCCGGGGCGCGAGGTGATCCTCCCCGAGCCCGCCTTCGAGATGAGCCGCCACTACGCCCTCCTCGCCGGCGCCACCCTGGTCTCCCCCTCCTGGACCGAGGCCGGCTACCCGGCGGCGGAGGCGCGCGAGCGGATCGGAGAGGCCACCGCCCTCGTCGTCGTCACCAGCCCCAACAACCCCACCGGCGGCGTGATCGACCGGGCGGGGCTCGAGGGCCTCCTCGAGGCCGCCGCCGCGCGCGACGCGCTGCTGCTCCTCGACGCGGCCTACGCCGAGTTCGCCGACGAGGACCTGACGGCCCTGGCGCTCTCGCGGCCCGGCGGCCTCGTCCTGCGGACCTTCTCCAAGGCCTGGGGTCTGGCGGGGCTGCGGGTGGGCTGCCTCCTCGGCGCGCCCGAGGTCCTCGCGCCCCTCCGGGCCGCCGGCGGCCCCTTCCCCGTCTCGGGGCTCTCCCTCTGGCTGGTCGAGCAGCTCCTCGCCTCGCCGGCCCAGCGCGAGCTCCGCGAGCGCTTCATCGCCCGGGTCCGGGAGGAGCGGGCGCGCCTCGAGGAGGCCCTGCGGAGCCTCGGCGCCCGGCCCTGGCCCTCCCAGGGGAACTTCGTCCTCGCCCGGGTGCGGGACGCCGGCGGGCTGCGCGAGGCGCTCGCCCGTCAGGGCATCGCGGTGCGGGCCTTCCCCGGCCGCGCGAGCCTGGAGGACGCCGTCCGCATCGCCCTGCCCGGAGACGAGGCCGCCTTCGAGCGCCTCCTCTCCTCCCTCTCGATCTGTCAGGAGGTGATCGCATGAGCCGCCAGGTGACCCTGAAGCGCGAGACCCGCGAGACCCGCATCGAGCTCTCCCTCGAGCTCGACGGCCGGGGCGAGAGCACCCTGGAGACGGGCCTGCCCTTCCTCGATCACATGCTCGAGGCCCTCGCCCGTCACGCCCGCCTCGACCTGCGCCTCACCTGCGAGGGAGACCTCGAGGTGGACGATCACCACACGGTCGAGGACTGCGCGCTGGTCCTCGGCGCGGCCCTGGATCAGGCGCTGGGGGAGCGGCGGGGCATCACCCGCTTCGGCTCGGCCTACGCGCCCCTCGACGAGTCCCTCGCCCGGGCGGTCGTCGATCTCTCCGGGCGCCCCTTCGCCTTCGTGGAGCTGGGCCTCCGCCGCGAGCGGCTGGGCACCGTGGCCTGCGAGAACCTGACGCACTTCTTCATCAGCCTCGCCACCGCGGCGCGGCTCACCCTCCACCTCGAGCTCCTCCGGGGGGAGAACGACCACCACCGCGCCGAGGCGGCCTTCAAGGCCCTGGCCCTGGCCCTGCGCCAGGCCCTCGCCCTCGAGGGCGAGGGGGACGCGGTCCCGAGCACCAAGGGGGTGCTGTGATGAGCGAGCGAGCGCTGGTGCTCCCCACCGGGCTGGCCAACACCGCCAGCGTCTGCGCGGCGCTGCGGCGGGCCGGGGCGACGCCCGAGATCTGTGACGATCCCGGGCGGCTCGCCGCGGCGGAGCGCCTGGTGCTGCCGGGCGTGGGCACCTTCGGCGCGGCGATGGCGCGCCTGGAGGAGCTCGGCGTCGTCGAGCTCCTCCGGGAGCGCCTCCGCGCGGGGAGGCCGACCCTCGGCATCTGCCTGGGCCTGCAGCTCCTCGCCGAGGGCAGCGAGGAGAGCCCGGGGGTGGAGGGCCTGGGCCTCTTGCCCCTCGAGGTCGGCGGCTTCCCCGCCGGGCTGCGCAGCCCGCAGATGGGCTGGAACGCGGTGGGGGAGGGCGAGGCCTACTTCGCCAACAGCTACCGCCTCGCCGAGGTGCCCGCGGGGTGGGAGGTCGCCTGGGCCTGGCACGGCGGCCCCTTCGTCGCCGCCCTCGAGCGCGGCGCCGTCCTGGCCTGCCAGTTCCACCCCGAGCTCTCCGGCGCCTTCGGCCAGGGGCTGCTGGAGCGCTGGCTCGCCGGGCAGCCCGCCCTCGCCCCCTCGAGCGGCCCCCGGGAGGCACGGCTGCGCCGCCGGATCATCCCCTGCCTCGACACCCGCGACGGCCGGGTGGTGAAGGGCGTGCGCTTCCAGGGGCTGCGCGACCTGGGCGATCCGGTGGAGCTCGTCTCCGAGTACCAGCGGCAGGGGGCCGACGAGATCGTCCTCCTCGACGTCTCGGCGACCCCCGAGGGGCGGGGGCACGCGCTCGAGACGGTGCGGGCGGTGCGCGAGGTCCTCTCGCTGCCCCTCTCGGTGGGAGGCGGCGTGCGCACGCCCGAGGACGCCGCGGCCCTCCTCGGGGCGGGCGCCGACAAGGTCGGCGTGAACAGCGCCGCGGTGGAGCGGCCCGAGCTGATCGGCGAGCTCTCCCGGCGCTTCGGCCGCCAGTGCACGGTCCTCTCCCTCGACGCCGCGCGCAGCGGCGAGGGCTGGGAGGTGGTCGTGCGCTCGGGCACGGTGCGCACCGGCAAGGACGCCCTCGCCTGGGCGGTGGAGGGGGTCGAGCGGGGGGCCGGTGAGATCCTGCTCACCTCCTGGGACCGGGACGGAACCCGCAGCGGCTACGACACCGAGCTGTTGCGGGAGGTGAGCCGGCGGGTGTCGGTGCCGGTCATCGCCTCCGGGGGCGCCTCGGGGCCCGAGCACCTGGCCGAGGCCCTCGACGCCGGGGCCGAGGCGGTCCTGGCGGCGTCCATCTTCCACGAGGGGAGCTACACCGTCCCCGACCTCAAGCGCGCGCTGGCCGGAGCGGCCGGGCGCTGGGAGCTGCGCTCATGATCGTCCCGAGCATCGACCTGATGGAGGGCGAGGCCGTCCAGCTCATCGGAGGGCGCGAGCGGGAGCTCAGCGCCGGTGACCCCCGGCCCCTCGCCCGCACCTTCGGCCGGGTGGGGGAGGTCGCGGTGATCGACCTCGACGCCGCCCTCGGCCAGGGCAGCAACGCCG encodes:
- the hisH gene encoding imidazole glycerol phosphate synthase subunit HisH: MSERALVLPTGLANTASVCAALRRAGATPEICDDPGRLAAAERLVLPGVGTFGAAMARLEELGVVELLRERLRAGRPTLGICLGLQLLAEGSEESPGVEGLGLLPLEVGGFPAGLRSPQMGWNAVGEGEAYFANSYRLAEVPAGWEVAWAWHGGPFVAALERGAVLACQFHPELSGAFGQGLLERWLAGQPALAPSSGPREARLRRRIIPCLDTRDGRVVKGVRFQGLRDLGDPVELVSEYQRQGADEIVLLDVSATPEGRGHALETVRAVREVLSLPLSVGGGVRTPEDAAALLGAGADKVGVNSAAVERPELIGELSRRFGRQCTVLSLDAARSGEGWEVVVRSGTVRTGKDALAWAVEGVERGAGEILLTSWDRDGTRSGYDTELLREVSRRVSVPVIASGGASGPEHLAEALDAGAEAVLAASIFHEGSYTVPDLKRALAGAAGRWELRS
- a CDS encoding histidinol-phosphate transaminase; protein product: MLTPVPALRALRAYEAPRSEYPIDLKLDGNEGPPPPAAMLRLLSEAPPEILRGYPRAAALEAALAEAWGLPAGGALITAGGDEALDRLCRAYLAPGREVILPEPAFEMSRHYALLAGATLVSPSWTEAGYPAAEARERIGEATALVVVTSPNNPTGGVIDRAGLEGLLEAAAARDALLLLDAAYAEFADEDLTALALSRPGGLVLRTFSKAWGLAGLRVGCLLGAPEVLAPLRAAGGPFPVSGLSLWLVEQLLASPAQRELRERFIARVREERARLEEALRSLGARPWPSQGNFVLARVRDAGGLREALARQGIAVRAFPGRASLEDAVRIALPGDEAAFERLLSSLSICQEVIA
- the hisB gene encoding imidazoleglycerol-phosphate dehydratase HisB, which codes for MSRQVTLKRETRETRIELSLELDGRGESTLETGLPFLDHMLEALARHARLDLRLTCEGDLEVDDHHTVEDCALVLGAALDQALGERRGITRFGSAYAPLDESLARAVVDLSGRPFAFVELGLRRERLGTVACENLTHFFISLATAARLTLHLELLRGENDHHRAEAAFKALALALRQALALEGEGDAVPSTKGVL